One region of Marivirga arenosa genomic DNA includes:
- a CDS encoding deoxynucleoside kinase has protein sequence MKELKHIAIAGNIGAGKTTLAKKLSHHYGWKTEFEAVEENPYLVDFYDDMKQWAFHLQVYFLNSRLNQVKRIRKSDHTVVQDRSIYEDCHVFAKNLHESGNMSDRDYHNYLELFHSMSPVITPPDLLIYLRADIPKLVGQIEKRGREYEETIRIEYLKNLNKHYEAWVKNYDKGKLIIIDVNQLDYLNNVEDFALIVSKIDTEVHGLFSQH, from the coding sequence ATGAAGGAACTAAAGCATATTGCAATAGCGGGAAATATAGGTGCGGGTAAAACTACTTTAGCAAAAAAGTTATCACATCATTATGGGTGGAAAACTGAATTTGAAGCAGTAGAGGAGAATCCATATTTGGTGGATTTTTATGATGATATGAAGCAATGGGCTTTTCACTTACAGGTTTATTTTTTGAATAGCAGACTGAATCAGGTTAAAAGAATTAGGAAAAGTGATCATACAGTAGTTCAGGACAGATCTATTTATGAGGATTGCCATGTATTTGCTAAAAATCTTCATGAATCAGGTAATATGTCGGATCGAGATTATCATAATTACCTGGAGCTTTTCCATTCTATGTCTCCTGTAATTACTCCTCCAGATTTACTAATTTATTTAAGAGCTGACATTCCTAAGCTAGTTGGGCAAATAGAAAAAAGAGGTAGAGAATACGAGGAAACAATCCGAATCGAATACCTAAAAAATCTTAACAAACATTACGAAGCTTGGGTGAAAAATTACGATAAAGGCAAGCTTATAATTATAGACGTTAATCAGCTAGATTATTTAAATAATGTAGAGGATTTTGCTTTAATCGTGAGTAAAATTGATACTGAAGTTCACGGTTTATTTTCTCAACATTAA
- a CDS encoding DUF2461 domain-containing protein, with amino-acid sequence MAYFSNDFINFFEELAENNHKEWFDENRKRYEKEVKDPFKSFIADLILAVQEFDPEIMIKPKDAIFRINRDIRFSKNKQPYKNNVAAYISRSSKKEQFPGYYVHLDAKGIWLGGGLYDLSTENIYKVRQEILYNENEINEVMRNSDFKKEFGGLQGNKNKILKPPYKEYGDQIPLLYNKQFYFMSQYGKDKITSNNLVSFCADKFQKAYPVNKFLRQAVEEVE; translated from the coding sequence ATGGCCTATTTTAGTAATGATTTTATTAATTTTTTCGAAGAGTTAGCTGAGAATAACCATAAAGAATGGTTTGATGAGAATAGAAAAAGATACGAAAAGGAGGTTAAAGATCCTTTTAAATCCTTCATTGCTGATTTGATTTTAGCAGTACAGGAATTTGATCCTGAAATCATGATAAAACCAAAGGATGCAATTTTTAGAATTAATCGTGACATTCGTTTTTCTAAAAATAAGCAACCCTACAAAAATAATGTAGCGGCCTACATTTCAAGAAGCTCTAAAAAGGAGCAGTTTCCAGGATATTATGTTCATTTAGATGCTAAAGGAATTTGGTTAGGAGGAGGTTTGTATGACTTATCTACTGAAAATATCTATAAGGTAAGGCAGGAGATTTTATACAATGAAAATGAAATAAATGAAGTCATGAGAAATTCAGATTTTAAAAAGGAATTTGGAGGGCTTCAAGGTAATAAAAACAAAATATTAAAACCGCCATATAAAGAATATGGAGATCAAATTCCGCTTTTGTATAACAAGCAGTTTTATTTTATGAGTCAATACGGAAAAGATAAAATCACCTCAAATAATTTGGTATCCTTTTGTGCGGATAAGTTTCAAAAAGCCTATCCCGTAAATAAATTTTTAAGGCAAGCGGTAGAGGAGGTTGAATAA
- a CDS encoding J domain-containing protein, translating to MQNYYQILGISEMATLAEIKSAYKALAKAYHPDINPSKESEEKFKIISTAYSVLSNNASRQQYDAKLAHQRLQAKRASMRAYENRQKSYKNPYQNYTYRPPVYRPSSFDKNAEKKANLYAIGIVLSVAVLILIGISIYDFYHEYKLEKKISLFDESVKRADSLFYAGKVEAALNSVIKIKSDNNEYNPIKSYEIDYLNFRREQADIDYRNKAYQDALWGYLFFMEYSQTQNPDMQFKMAVCYRNMNEPNKAVFILNELMNNNYKRIRMIALIGEIYKEELNNTDVALQYYDMGIQSIIADFKRVYGNAYRLLVSAERTPENVKSIYFNSAEIYYQKKNYKQASKLLEWVIFFKPENQLAYEYLINSYFELGNEKEACNIFKKAEKLDIHPDLNIQLSCN from the coding sequence ATGCAAAATTACTATCAAATACTAGGTATAAGTGAAATGGCTACTCTAGCTGAGATTAAATCAGCTTATAAAGCGCTAGCAAAAGCTTATCATCCAGATATAAATCCTTCTAAGGAATCTGAGGAAAAATTTAAAATTATTTCAACTGCCTATTCTGTATTAAGCAATAATGCTTCAAGGCAACAATATGATGCAAAACTAGCTCATCAAAGACTTCAAGCAAAAAGAGCTAGCATGCGCGCTTATGAAAACCGGCAGAAGTCGTATAAAAATCCTTATCAAAATTATACCTATCGGCCGCCAGTTTACAGACCTTCTTCATTTGACAAAAATGCCGAAAAGAAAGCGAATTTATATGCCATAGGAATAGTCCTTTCAGTTGCAGTTTTAATCCTTATAGGTATAAGTATCTATGATTTTTATCATGAATATAAGTTGGAGAAAAAAATCTCCCTATTTGATGAAAGTGTAAAAAGAGCTGATAGTTTATTCTATGCAGGTAAGGTTGAAGCAGCATTAAACTCTGTAATTAAAATAAAGTCTGATAATAATGAATATAACCCCATTAAAAGTTATGAGATCGATTACCTGAATTTCAGAAGAGAACAAGCTGATATTGATTATAGAAATAAAGCATACCAAGATGCACTTTGGGGGTATTTATTCTTTATGGAATATAGTCAAACTCAAAATCCTGACATGCAATTTAAAATGGCGGTATGCTATCGAAATATGAATGAACCTAATAAAGCAGTTTTCATTTTAAATGAGTTGATGAATAATAATTACAAGCGGATAAGGATGATTGCCTTAATCGGTGAAATCTATAAAGAGGAATTAAACAATACAGATGTAGCCCTACAATATTATGATATGGGTATTCAGAGTATAATTGCTGATTTTAAGCGAGTATATGGTAATGCTTACAGATTATTAGTTTCTGCAGAAAGAACACCAGAAAATGTTAAATCAATTTATTTTAATTCTGCTGAAATTTATTATCAGAAGAAGAATTATAAACAGGCTTCAAAGCTTCTTGAATGGGTGATATTCTTTAAACCCGAGAATCAACTTGCCTATGAATACTTAATTAACAGTTATTTCGAATTAGGTAATGAAAAGGAAGCTTGTAATATTTTTAAAAAGGCAGAAAAACTGGATATTCACCCAGATTTAAATATTCAATTAAGCTGTAATTAA
- a CDS encoding M28 family metallopeptidase — protein sequence MRNFLLLVFTILIFSFPSFSQSKKAQKHISILTADSLAGRGFTKGGQTKAANYIISELKKLNVNPSGENQFKQELSYPVNTFPGMVQFSTSIAGTTKIYGAGSDYLFHPSSNRIDIEGKIEIIDTTYLFDKIESKNIYYIDHKPKNPFIEKFLFESASQNSLLIVRDTAKWSWFPSDKQSQNTIMYVKDELKSGVEVKVSNEAEFIPNFRSSNIIGKINGDRSDSIIVFTAHYDHIGQMGSAIFKGANDNASGVSMLLSLAEYYSKNTPPYDTYFLFTTAEEVGLIGSYYFIQNPTFDLRKTKMLINLDMVGTGDEGITVVNAVKQKAFYNTLTELNQGKISQIKKRGKACNSDHCLFDQIGVPAIFIYTLGGKQAYHDVFDDGKDLSLEAFNSLHELLIESVNSY from the coding sequence ATGCGGAACTTTCTTTTATTAGTATTCACTATATTGATTTTCTCGTTTCCTAGCTTTAGTCAAAGCAAAAAAGCTCAAAAACATATCTCCATATTAACTGCTGATTCACTAGCAGGCAGAGGTTTTACAAAGGGGGGACAAACAAAGGCCGCAAATTATATAATCAGTGAATTAAAGAAATTAAATGTAAATCCATCAGGAGAAAATCAATTCAAACAGGAATTATCTTATCCTGTGAATACATTTCCAGGAATGGTTCAATTTTCAACTTCTATTGCAGGAACTACAAAAATTTATGGCGCAGGATCAGATTATTTATTTCACCCTTCATCAAACAGAATTGATATTGAAGGAAAAATAGAAATTATAGACACTACTTATCTTTTTGATAAAATTGAATCTAAAAATATTTACTACATTGATCATAAACCAAAAAACCCTTTTATTGAAAAATTCCTTTTTGAATCAGCTTCCCAAAATTCATTATTAATAGTAAGAGATACTGCAAAATGGAGCTGGTTTCCTTCTGATAAACAATCTCAAAATACAATAATGTATGTAAAAGATGAATTGAAATCTGGCGTAGAAGTTAAAGTTAGTAATGAGGCTGAGTTCATACCCAATTTTAGATCTTCTAATATAATTGGGAAAATAAATGGAGATAGATCAGATTCAATAATAGTTTTTACTGCTCACTATGACCATATAGGACAAATGGGGAGCGCCATTTTTAAGGGTGCTAATGATAATGCATCAGGTGTTTCAATGTTGCTGAGCCTTGCGGAATATTATAGCAAAAACACACCTCCATACGACACTTATTTTTTATTTACAACCGCTGAAGAAGTTGGCTTAATTGGAAGTTATTATTTCATTCAAAATCCAACTTTTGATTTACGGAAAACAAAAATGCTGATCAATTTAGATATGGTAGGAACTGGAGATGAAGGAATAACCGTAGTAAATGCTGTTAAACAAAAAGCATTTTATAATACACTAACCGAATTAAACCAGGGTAAAATCAGTCAAATTAAGAAAAGAGGAAAAGCATGTAATAGCGATCATTGCCTTTTTGATCAAATAGGTGTGCCAGCAATTTTCATCTATACCTTAGGAGGAAAACAAGCCTATCATGATGTATTTGATGACGGTAAAGATTTAAGCTTGGAAGCTTTTAATAGTTTACACGAGCTATTAATTGAAAGCGTGAATAGTTATTAA
- a CDS encoding glycosyltransferase family 4 protein: MKILYIHQYFKTPDEGGANRSYFMAQALKEKGHMVDMLTAHNESADKSKRVDGLNVHYLAVSYNNKYGFIKRISAFLKFIMLCKSYINEHHNYDKIIATSTPLTIGFIALWAKRKFNIQYIFEVRDLWPEAPIQMGVIRNPLLKIWLERKEIQIYNNAERVIALSPGMRNHIEKKAPDVNVDLIPNVADCDFFNRVEKKDEDLVLQYGVKNKFVVSYFGAVGPVNDLMSLIKCAELSTHLPIRFLIMGEGSSLDSIKNYVSENQLKNIFFIPYGTKEEVRDVMNVTDACYVSFLHKPVLRTNSPNKFFDAIASGKLIITNIQGWIRGLVEKRHIGFFADSDFPAEFSEKIKPFIESPDLLRKYQIASRSTAEQFFSRKELSQHFVQAIEGKSLRQEAEVRSIFSLSA; this comes from the coding sequence ATGAAGATTCTTTACATCCATCAATATTTTAAAACTCCAGATGAAGGAGGGGCAAACCGCTCTTATTTTATGGCTCAGGCCTTAAAAGAAAAAGGGCATATGGTAGATATGCTTACAGCCCATAATGAAAGTGCGGATAAGAGTAAAAGGGTTGATGGTTTAAACGTTCATTATTTAGCGGTTAGCTATAACAATAAATATGGCTTTATTAAAAGAATCTCCGCTTTTCTGAAGTTTATTATGCTTTGCAAATCTTATATAAATGAGCATCATAATTATGATAAAATAATTGCGACAAGCACCCCACTTACAATTGGTTTTATTGCGCTTTGGGCAAAGAGGAAATTTAACATCCAGTATATTTTTGAAGTACGAGATTTATGGCCAGAAGCGCCCATTCAAATGGGAGTAATTAGAAATCCTTTATTAAAGATATGGCTTGAAAGAAAGGAAATCCAGATTTACAATAATGCTGAAAGAGTTATAGCATTATCTCCTGGAATGAGAAACCATATAGAAAAAAAGGCCCCTGATGTAAATGTTGATTTGATTCCCAATGTGGCAGACTGTGACTTCTTCAATAGAGTTGAAAAGAAGGATGAAGACTTAGTGCTTCAGTATGGAGTTAAAAATAAATTTGTCGTAAGTTATTTTGGGGCTGTGGGTCCTGTAAATGACTTAATGAGTCTAATTAAATGTGCCGAATTATCCACTCATCTTCCCATTCGTTTTTTGATTATGGGAGAAGGCTCAAGTTTAGATTCTATTAAGAATTATGTGTCCGAAAACCAGCTCAAGAATATATTTTTTATTCCATACGGAACTAAGGAAGAAGTGAGAGATGTGATGAATGTAACAGATGCTTGCTATGTATCCTTTTTACACAAACCTGTTTTAAGAACAAACTCTCCTAATAAATTTTTTGATGCTATAGCCTCTGGCAAGCTTATAATTACAAATATTCAAGGATGGATTAGAGGCTTGGTGGAGAAAAGGCATATAGGTTTTTTTGCAGATTCAGATTTCCCAGCTGAATTTTCTGAAAAAATAAAACCATTTATAGAGTCACCAGATTTATTAAGAAAATACCAAATAGCTTCAAGAAGTACGGCCGAGCAATTTTTTAGTAGAAAGGAATTAAGCCAGCATTTTGTTCAAGCAATTGAGGGTAAAAGCTTAAGACAAGAAGCAGAAGTTCGGTCAATCTTTAGCTTAAGTGCTTAA
- a CDS encoding tetratricopeptide repeat-containing sensor histidine kinase: MKLKNYFILLSLSFLLPNIGLGQNQQLIDSLKSSIEKSAPTERVEIYNQLAWEYRKSFPDSTILFSEKAIELVESKPELSEGIAKSINFKGVGHFYEGENIKAFETYQQAKDSALIYGDSLQYAYALNNIGRIYFNQGNYVSAYDNFFRALEIFEVLNDIQSMSYGYKSLAELYQTQNNLEKALEMSLKTAEYRKRFDDPSGIISIYLEIAGIYGQMENYNSSLKYFTQAYEVASKINDEANLAIIKLSIAEMNTKRGQLGIALTNAIEALDFASKSKNINLIIQVYSLLGEIYFYQNNYAQSKSYFLKVSELAPNNDITYTQEAYYYLSKIAEKRGNIATAFDYFKEYTSLKEKTENVNTAREIERLESRLALEAKEVENELLKKNEETYKQVIQKQKAFNYALIAIVLLTLTLLTIIWITATRRRRHNMVLQLKNNKIESQQKRITLQNKEIKSQNDQLIIRNKELDDLNNEKDSLLSLVAHDMKAPFHRIKGLTELLRLSGLNEEQMQYVSMIKNNAKHGAYLINDLLDVNSMEIEKENLKVENIELKELLEEINSNFIIELTNKQIESKIECEAGLEVRTDKNYINRILENLVSNAIKFSRLESEIILRAGKNKNRFWISVKDFGPGFTEEDKISLFKKFKKLTAKPTGGESSNGLGLAIVKTLTDRLNGNIELRTELGKYSEFTLYFPLS, from the coding sequence GTGAAACTCAAAAACTATTTCATATTATTGTCTTTAAGCTTTTTGCTACCAAATATTGGACTTGGGCAAAATCAGCAACTGATCGACAGCTTGAAGTCTAGTATTGAGAAATCAGCTCCTACTGAAAGGGTTGAAATATACAATCAACTTGCTTGGGAATACAGAAAGTCATTTCCTGACAGTACCATTTTATTTAGTGAAAAAGCTATTGAATTAGTTGAAAGTAAACCTGAACTAAGTGAAGGTATTGCTAAATCAATAAATTTTAAAGGTGTTGGCCATTTTTACGAAGGGGAAAATATTAAAGCTTTTGAAACTTATCAACAAGCGAAAGACTCTGCCTTAATTTATGGAGATTCTTTACAATATGCATACGCTTTAAATAATATTGGTAGAATTTATTTTAATCAGGGAAATTATGTTTCTGCTTATGATAACTTTTTCCGTGCGTTAGAAATTTTTGAAGTACTCAACGATATCCAATCTATGAGTTATGGCTATAAGAGTTTAGCAGAATTATATCAAACCCAAAATAATTTAGAAAAGGCATTAGAAATGTCTTTAAAGACAGCTGAATACCGAAAAAGATTTGATGACCCTTCTGGCATTATATCAATTTATTTGGAAATAGCTGGAATTTATGGCCAAATGGAGAATTACAATAGTAGTTTAAAGTATTTTACTCAGGCCTACGAGGTAGCTTCAAAAATAAATGATGAAGCTAATCTTGCAATTATTAAATTATCAATAGCAGAAATGAATACTAAAAGAGGACAATTAGGAATTGCCTTAACCAATGCTATTGAAGCTCTAGATTTTGCTTCTAAGTCTAAAAATATTAACCTTATAATTCAAGTGTATTCCTTACTAGGGGAAATCTACTTCTACCAAAATAATTATGCTCAATCAAAATCATATTTCTTAAAAGTAAGCGAATTAGCACCTAATAATGATATTACATACACGCAAGAAGCATATTATTACTTATCTAAAATAGCAGAGAAACGCGGAAATATTGCTACTGCATTTGATTACTTTAAAGAATACACAAGCCTGAAAGAAAAAACTGAAAATGTAAATACCGCAAGGGAAATTGAACGTCTTGAGAGTAGGTTAGCATTAGAAGCCAAAGAAGTTGAAAATGAGTTATTGAAAAAGAATGAAGAGACCTATAAACAAGTAATTCAGAAGCAAAAGGCATTTAATTATGCGCTTATTGCTATTGTGCTACTTACTTTAACCCTATTAACCATTATTTGGATAACTGCCACCAGAAGAAGAAGACATAATATGGTTCTCCAACTAAAGAACAATAAAATTGAATCACAACAAAAAAGAATTACTCTTCAAAATAAAGAGATAAAATCCCAGAATGATCAACTAATTATCCGAAATAAAGAATTAGATGATCTAAATAATGAAAAGGACTCTCTATTAAGCTTAGTGGCACATGATATGAAAGCTCCTTTTCACAGAATTAAAGGCCTAACTGAATTACTCAGATTATCAGGCTTAAATGAGGAACAAATGCAATATGTAAGCATGATAAAAAATAATGCTAAGCATGGAGCTTATCTAATAAATGATTTATTGGATGTTAATTCAATGGAAATTGAGAAAGAGAATTTAAAAGTAGAAAATATTGAATTAAAGGAATTGTTAGAAGAAATTAATTCAAATTTCATAATAGAACTCACCAATAAGCAAATTGAAAGTAAAATTGAATGCGAAGCTGGGCTTGAAGTTAGAACTGACAAAAACTATATCAACAGGATTTTAGAAAATCTTGTATCTAATGCCATAAAATTCTCTCGATTAGAATCCGAAATCATATTGAGAGCAGGTAAAAATAAAAACCGTTTTTGGATTTCAGTAAAAGATTTTGGCCCTGGGTTTACCGAAGAAGATAAGATTAGTTTATTCAAAAAATTTAAAAAACTAACGGCTAAACCAACAGGTGGGGAAAGTTCAAATGGACTTGGTTTGGCAATCGTAAAAACCTTGACAGATCGTTTAAATGGAAATATTGAATTAAGAACAGAATTAGGAAAATACAGTGAATTTACTCTGTATTTCCCATTATCATAG
- the purE gene encoding 5-(carboxyamino)imidazole ribonucleotide mutase produces MSKGKIAIIMGSQSDLPVMSEAAKVLEELEVKFDLTIVSAHRTPERMMEFATKARDNGYHAIIAGAGGAAHLPGMVAAYTSLPVIGVPVKSSNSIDGWDSILSILQMPGGVPVATVALNGAKNAGILAAQIVSTFDKSAAKNLDDYKKKMKDKVLKTAEEVEEKGWKSGKVGF; encoded by the coding sequence ATGAGTAAAGGTAAAATAGCAATCATAATGGGAAGTCAGTCTGATTTGCCTGTAATGAGTGAAGCAGCTAAAGTGTTAGAGGAACTAGAGGTGAAATTTGATTTAACCATAGTTTCGGCCCATAGAACTCCTGAAAGAATGATGGAGTTTGCTACAAAGGCAAGAGATAATGGTTATCATGCCATAATTGCCGGAGCAGGAGGTGCTGCTCATTTACCAGGAATGGTAGCGGCATATACTTCTTTGCCTGTGATTGGGGTGCCTGTAAAATCAAGTAATTCCATTGATGGTTGGGACTCAATTTTATCTATACTGCAAATGCCTGGAGGAGTTCCTGTTGCAACGGTAGCGTTAAATGGTGCAAAAAATGCAGGAATTTTGGCAGCTCAGATAGTTTCCACTTTTGATAAATCAGCTGCAAAAAACCTTGATGATTATAAAAAGAAAATGAAAGATAAAGTGTTGAAAACTGCTGAGGAGGTTGAAGAAAAAGGTTGGAAATCTGGTAAGGTAGGATTTTAA
- a CDS encoding 5-(carboxyamino)imidazole ribonucleotide synthase, with product MRFNTDLKVGVLGGGQLGRMLLQSAININIDLKMMDADPNAPCSNLTSDFTVGDLEDYDAVYNFGKDCDILTIEIEKVNIEAMKKLQSEGVKVYPQPEIVEMIQDKRVQKQFYVDHNIPTAPFTLTENLQDLEKLTDKLPAVHKIGKGGYDGRGVQVIKSKDDIKSGFDAPALLEEFVPFKKELAVIVSRNEAGEVNTFPVVEMVFHPEHNLVEYLLSPAIIEKEEEAKAKKVAIDIIEKLEMVGILAVEMFLTKDNEILVNEIAPRPHNSGHQSIEGNFVSQYDQHLRAILNLPLGDTSTKISSAMVNVLGEDGYTGNAQYEGMDEVMKIPGAAVHLYGKKLTKPFRKMGHVTITDPSLTSLKRKIDIVKSTLKVKA from the coding sequence ATGAGGTTTAATACAGATTTAAAAGTTGGTGTTTTAGGTGGTGGGCAACTAGGCAGAATGCTTTTGCAAAGTGCCATAAATATTAATATTGATTTAAAAATGATGGATGCTGATCCTAATGCTCCATGTTCAAATTTAACTTCTGATTTCACAGTTGGTGATTTAGAAGACTATGATGCAGTTTACAATTTTGGTAAAGATTGCGACATACTCACAATTGAAATCGAAAAAGTAAATATTGAAGCGATGAAAAAGCTTCAATCCGAAGGAGTAAAAGTGTATCCCCAGCCGGAAATAGTTGAAATGATACAGGATAAAAGAGTTCAGAAACAATTTTATGTTGATCATAATATTCCTACAGCCCCTTTTACTTTAACTGAAAATCTTCAAGATTTGGAAAAGCTGACGGATAAATTACCAGCTGTTCATAAAATTGGAAAAGGAGGATATGATGGTAGAGGTGTTCAAGTTATTAAATCAAAGGATGATATTAAATCTGGTTTTGATGCGCCAGCCCTTTTAGAAGAATTTGTTCCTTTTAAGAAAGAATTAGCTGTAATAGTAAGTAGAAATGAAGCAGGAGAGGTCAATACTTTTCCGGTGGTTGAAATGGTCTTTCACCCTGAACATAATTTGGTAGAGTATCTTTTATCGCCTGCCATAATTGAAAAAGAAGAGGAGGCTAAAGCTAAAAAAGTAGCTATTGATATCATCGAAAAATTAGAGATGGTAGGGATTTTAGCAGTTGAGATGTTTTTAACTAAGGATAATGAAATATTAGTAAATGAAATTGCTCCTAGGCCACATAATAGCGGGCATCAAAGTATTGAAGGAAATTTTGTTTCACAATATGATCAACATTTAAGAGCAATTTTGAATTTACCGCTAGGAGATACCTCAACCAAAATTAGTTCAGCCATGGTAAATGTATTAGGAGAAGATGGGTATACAGGAAATGCTCAATATGAAGGTATGGATGAAGTAATGAAAATACCTGGAGCAGCAGTTCATTTATATGGTAAAAAATTAACAAAACCCTTTAGGAAAATGGGACATGTTACGATAACTGATCCTAGTTTAACCTCTTTAAAAAGGAAAATTGATATTGTGAAATCTACATTAAAAGTAAAAGCATGA
- a CDS encoding SiaB family protein kinase produces MIENINENKMDLNVNFIKSVLSLFSEMQGNGISLVYLGEFNHEITKMFTSMAESDMERKKEDRYVKKRVYHVMVETLQNMNKHSDEITDAQIGNGLFVIGNKEDIYYVITSNKVARNKVEDLRSAIDEVNAASADELKKMYMQQIKHGKLSNKGGAGLGLIDIARKTGEKLVYKFLPIDEDFDLFILKVEINGDKIKDVKGK; encoded by the coding sequence ATGATAGAGAACATAAATGAAAATAAGATGGATTTAAACGTAAATTTCATCAAATCGGTACTTAGTCTTTTTTCTGAAATGCAAGGAAACGGGATTTCCTTAGTCTATTTAGGAGAATTTAATCACGAAATTACAAAGATGTTTACTTCCATGGCTGAGTCGGACATGGAGCGTAAAAAAGAAGATAGATATGTGAAAAAGAGAGTATATCATGTAATGGTTGAAACGCTTCAAAACATGAATAAACACTCTGATGAAATTACAGATGCTCAGATCGGTAATGGATTGTTCGTCATCGGTAATAAAGAAGACATTTACTATGTAATCACAAGTAATAAGGTTGCGAGAAATAAAGTAGAAGACTTAAGAAGCGCAATCGATGAAGTAAATGCAGCTAGCGCTGATGAGCTTAAGAAAATGTATATGCAACAAATTAAGCATGGTAAGCTTTCTAATAAAGGAGGAGCAGGACTAGGTTTAATAGATATAGCAAGAAAAACAGGTGAGAAATTAGTATATAAATTTTTACCAATAGATGAGGATTTTGATTTATTCATATTGAAAGTAGAAATCAATGGAGATAAAATTAAAGATGTAAAAGGTAAATAA
- a CDS encoding DUF5723 family protein → MKRNLQYIILIVLLITSGSVFAQSDMISYGLNKTLPQANNLNPAVLPDYKFSFGLPGLSGFHLNLGQNFTNLDLLTSTDAEGNIDTERILNRLRRNNRISVNNTVNVLHLGIRGLASYTAFSINTRAISRVSIPEEFFQFAVLGNASDQLEDGLLDLNRFNTKIVGFTEIGISHGREILAGKMTVGARLKLLLGHAYADINSFDAQLQTYGNEEFRGDSISMNINEFDIRTAGVAGALFNDQSTSEDIRSSALSNRGFGLDLGATYEFNEKINFFASLNDLGFIRWNDSYTNQQTVPAFNYRFSGVDVVDLINGNSISVVDDFDSVVNDLEIAETTGEAFSTSLTGRLYAGASYEITRRQTASAILYSELYRGALIPALTAMYNFQAGTFFNFAFSATAMNGRINNFGTGITLNLIPFQVVLATNDLASIINPVKGRVVDFRFGINHTFGNVSKGKSKGKKNSKDTIETIDLGID, encoded by the coding sequence ATGAAAAGAAATTTACAATATATAATTCTGATTGTGCTGCTGATTACTAGTGGTAGTGTATTCGCCCAATCTGATATGATCTCTTATGGATTAAATAAAACATTACCGCAAGCCAATAACTTAAACCCGGCTGTTTTACCAGATTATAAGTTCTCATTTGGCTTACCAGGCTTATCAGGATTTCACCTCAATTTAGGGCAAAATTTCACAAATCTTGATTTGTTAACTTCTACTGATGCAGAAGGGAATATTGATACAGAAAGAATTTTAAATAGATTAAGAAGAAATAATCGTATCAGTGTCAATAATACGGTTAATGTGCTTCACTTAGGTATTCGAGGTCTTGCAAGTTATACAGCTTTTAGTATCAACACTAGAGCAATCTCTCGTGTAAGTATTCCAGAAGAATTTTTTCAATTTGCTGTTTTAGGAAATGCTAGTGATCAATTAGAAGATGGTTTATTAGATTTAAATAGATTTAATACTAAAATAGTAGGCTTTACTGAAATAGGAATAAGCCATGGTCGTGAAATTTTAGCAGGTAAAATGACGGTTGGTGCTCGACTGAAGTTATTATTAGGGCATGCTTATGCGGATATCAATTCGTTTGATGCTCAGTTGCAGACATATGGCAATGAAGAATTCAGAGGGGATTCTATTTCAATGAATATAAATGAATTTGACATTAGAACGGCAGGTGTTGCAGGTGCATTATTTAATGATCAAAGTACTTCAGAAGACATTCGTTCCTCCGCATTATCAAACAGAGGATTCGGATTGGATTTAGGAGCTACTTATGAGTTTAATGAAAAAATTAACTTTTTCGCCAGTTTGAATGATTTGGGATTCATTAGGTGGAATGATAGTTATACAAATCAGCAAACCGTACCCGCTTTTAACTACAGATTTAGTGGAGTTGATGTGGTTGATTTAATTAACGGGAATAGTATTTCGGTAGTGGATGATTTTGACAGTGTTGTAAACGATTTGGAAATTGCTGAAACAACAGGAGAGGCTTTTTCTACCTCATTAACAGGTAGACTTTATGCTGGAGCATCATACGAAATAACCAGAAGACAAACTGCATCTGCTATTCTATATTCAGAATTGTATCGAGGTGCATTGATTCCAGCGTTAACCGCAATGTATAATTTCCAGGCCGGAACATTCTTTAATTTTGCTTTTTCAGCTACAGCAATGAATGGAAGAATTAATAATTTCGGAACTGGCATAACTCTGAACCTAATTCCATTTCAAGTTGTATTGGCTACAAATGATTTGGCTTCCATTATAAATCCTGTAAAAGGGAGGGTGGTTGATTTTAGATTTGGAATAAATCATACTTTTGGTAATGTTTCAAAGGGGAAATCAAAAGGTAAAAAGAATAGTAAAGATACAATTGAAACAATTGATTTAGGAATTGACTGA